In Gadus chalcogrammus isolate NIFS_2021 chromosome 11, NIFS_Gcha_1.0, whole genome shotgun sequence, a single window of DNA contains:
- the LOC130391485 gene encoding long-chain-fatty-acid--CoA ligase ACSBG2-like isoform X2 — translation MTSQMAALISTPQSAALSLRLRMNQRANMAGTKTAISLPFQSVSLTSSFYSPRRMDTEDVLSCSPPHHEPVAPSGSQPSQAGPDLVQPPQKEVLSSPPVVSAEPPGAHMAGPQSPAAGALAVEDALSHTARASTLSEETPEETPEETPEGTPELTPEETPEETPKETPEETPEETPEETPKETPEETPEETPEETPGPTCQTTPPKPPRCPEETSGAPSEELPATPLTPAAAPPLTPTERLWTSTRDQAVKLRMEGSGPGSETPLTVHQMFLETVQNFGDHPAMASKEDSRWVTVSWREYYRQSRAAAKSFLKLGLERYHGVGILGFNSPEWFIADVGCILAGGLAAGIYTTNSPEACQYVAENCEANVLVVENHKQLVKILQVKDQLPHLKAIVQYKDELQERLPNLYTWAEFMKLGEEVSDETLDAVIGTLRANECCTLIYTSGTTGNPKGVMLSHDNLTWTAAAAGVMTELVYGEEVVVSYLPLSHVAAQVNDLWISVKFAGTTYFASPDALKGSLGATLKEARPTAFLGVPRVWEKMQEKMKAAGAKASPLKMRVAGWAKGLGLQYNYSVMNKEPAVPWGFMLANNLVFKKVRQALGLDRCKACFTGAAPMTRETLEYFMSLNLPLLELYGMSESSGPHTVSLPEDNAIMSCGKVLRGCRTKLDRPDEDGNGEVCFWGRHVFMGYMNMADKTEEALDQDGWLHSGDLGKHDSNNFLFITGRIKELIITAGGENIPPVPIEDAVKAEASIVSNAMLLGDKLKFLSMFLTLKCEADENGEPTDDLSPEALAYCQRLGVTATKVSEIVANKEPAVYAAIQEAIERINARSTSNAMKVQKWLILDRDFSITGGELGPTLKLKRPVVTKKYQEKINELYSLVPETQG, via the exons ATGACCTCACAGATGGCCGCCCTTATATCAACCCCTCAGAGCGCTGCTCTCAGTCTCAGACTCAGAATGAATCAGAGAGCTAACATGGCAGGAACCAAGACTGCGATCTCACTTCCTTTTCAGTCAGTCTCACTCACTTCCTCCTTCTACAGCCCTCGCAGGATGGATACCGAGGACGTGCTGAGCTGCAGCCCTCCGCACCACGAGCCGGTTGCCCCGAG CGGCTCTCAGCCGTCCCAGGCGGGGCCTGACCTCGTCCAACCACCACAGAAGGAGGTCCTCTCCAGCCCTCCGGTGGTCAGCGCAGAGCCCCCCGGGGCCCATATGGCAGGGCCCCAGAGTCCTGCTGCTGGGGCCCTCGCTGTGGAAGACGCTCTCAGCCACACGGCCCGGGCCTCGACGCTCtcagaggagacaccagaggagacaccagaggagacaccagaggGGACACCAGAGTTGACAccagaggagacaccagaggAGACACCAAAGGAGACAccagaggagacaccagaggagacaccagaggAGACACCAAAGGAGACAccagaggagacaccagaggagacaccagaggagacaccagggccGACCTGTCAGACCACACCTCCGAAGCCGCCCAGATGTCCTGAGGAAACATCTGGAGCTCCTTCTGAAG AGCTCCCCGCTACGCCGCTGACCCCGGCCGCGGCACCCCCGCTGACCCCGACCGAACGGCTCTGGACGTCTACCCGGGACCAGGCGGTGAAGCTGCGGATGGAGGGCTCCGGCCCGGGCTCCGAGACTCCCCTCACCGTCCACCAGATGTTCCTGGAGACGGTGCAGAACTTCGGGGACCACCCCGCCATGGCCTCCAAGGAGGACAGCCGCTGGGTGACAGTCAGCTGGCGGGAGTACTACCGCCAGAGCCGGGCGGCCGCCAAGAGCTTCCTCAAG CTGGGCCTGGAGCGTTACCACGGCGTCGGCATCCTGGGCTTCAACTCCCCTGAGTGGTTCATCGCTGACGTGGGCTGCATCCTGGCCGG CGGACTGGCGGCTGGTATTTACACGACCAACTCTCCGGAGGCCTGCCAGTACGTAGCGGAGAACTGTGAGGCCAACGTCCTGGTGGTGGAGAACCACAAGCAGCTCGTCAAGATCCTGCAG GTGAAAGATCAACTTCCTCACCTCAAGGCCATCGTCCAGTACAAAGACGAGCTGCAGGAGCGTCTGCCCAACCTCTACACG TGGGCGGAGTTCAtgaagctgggggaggaggtgtcTGACGAGACTCTGGATGCTGTGATTGGTACCCTGAGAGCCAATGAGTGCTGCACCCTCATCTACACCTCGGGTACAACGGGGAACCCCAAGGGAGTCATGCTGAGCCACGATAAT CTCACctggacggcggcggcggctggggTGATGACGGAGCTGGTGTACGGCGAGGAGGTGGTGGTCAGCTACCTGCCGCTCAGCCACGTCGCCGCGCAGGTCAACGACCTCTGGATCTCCGTCAAGTTCGCCGGCACCACCTACTTCGCCTCCCCCGACGCCCTGAAG GGCTCGCTGGGCGCCACCCTGAAGGAGGCGCGGCCCACGGCCTTCCTGGGGGTCCCACGCGTCTGGGAGAAGATGCAGGAGAAGATGAAGGCGGCCGGGGCCAAGGCGTCCCCGCTGAAGATGAGGGTGGCGGGCTGGGCCAAGGGCCTGGGCCTGCAGTACAACTACAGCGTCATGAACAA GGAGCCGGCGGTGCCGTGGGGCTTCATGCTGGCCAACAACCTGGTGTTCAAGAAGGTGCGTCAGGCGCTGGGTCTGGACCGCTGCAAGGCGTGCTTCACGGGCGCCGCCCCCATGACCCGGGAGACGCTGGAGTACTTCATGAGCCTCAACCTGCCGCTGCTGGAGCTGTACGGCATGAGCGAGAGCTCCGGGCCCCACACGGTGTCGTTGCCCGAGGACAACGCCATcatgag CTGTGGGAAGGTTCTGAGGGGCTGCCGGACCAAGCTGGACCGGCCGGACGAGGACGGCAACGGGGAGGTGTGCTTCTGGGGCCGGCACGTCTTCATGGGCTACATGAACATGGCCGATAAGACTGAGGAGGCCCTGGACCAGGACGGCTGGCTGCACTCCGGGGACCTGGGCAAACACGACAGCAACAACTTCCTGTTCATCACGGGGAGGATCAAAG AGCTGATCATCACGGCGGGGGGGGAAAACATCCCTCCGGTGCCCATCGAGGACGCGGTGAAGGCGGAGGCGTCCATCGTCAGCAACGCCATGCTGCTGGGGGACAAGCTCAAGTTCCTCTCCATGTTCCTCACGCTCAAG tgTGAGGCGGACGAGAACGGCGAGCCCACGGACGACCTGAGCCCGGAGGCCTTGGCCTACTGCCAGCGCCTCGGCGTCACGGCAACCAAGGTCTCCGAGATCGTAGCCAATAAGGAGCCGGCGGTCTACGCGGCCATCCAGGAGGCCATAGAGCGCATCAACGCCAGATCCACCTCCAACGCCATGAAGGTTCAGAAGTGGCTCATCTTGGACCGAGACTTCTCCATCACCGGGGGGGAGCTGG GCCCCACGTTGAAGCTCAAGAGGCCCGTGGTGACCAAGAAGTACCAGGAGAAGATCAACGAGCTGTACTCCCTAGTCCCAGAGACCCAGGGCTGA
- the LOC130391485 gene encoding long-chain-fatty-acid--CoA ligase ACSBG2-like isoform X1: MTSQMAALISTPQSAALSLRLRMNQRANMAGTKTAISLPFQSVSLTSSFYSPRRMDTEDVLSCSPPHHEPVAPSSGSQPSQAGPDLVQPPQKEVLSSPPVVSAEPPGAHMAGPQSPAAGALAVEDALSHTARASTLSEETPEETPEETPEGTPELTPEETPEETPKETPEETPEETPEETPKETPEETPEETPEETPGPTCQTTPPKPPRCPEETSGAPSEELPATPLTPAAAPPLTPTERLWTSTRDQAVKLRMEGSGPGSETPLTVHQMFLETVQNFGDHPAMASKEDSRWVTVSWREYYRQSRAAAKSFLKLGLERYHGVGILGFNSPEWFIADVGCILAGGLAAGIYTTNSPEACQYVAENCEANVLVVENHKQLVKILQVKDQLPHLKAIVQYKDELQERLPNLYTWAEFMKLGEEVSDETLDAVIGTLRANECCTLIYTSGTTGNPKGVMLSHDNLTWTAAAAGVMTELVYGEEVVVSYLPLSHVAAQVNDLWISVKFAGTTYFASPDALKGSLGATLKEARPTAFLGVPRVWEKMQEKMKAAGAKASPLKMRVAGWAKGLGLQYNYSVMNKEPAVPWGFMLANNLVFKKVRQALGLDRCKACFTGAAPMTRETLEYFMSLNLPLLELYGMSESSGPHTVSLPEDNAIMSCGKVLRGCRTKLDRPDEDGNGEVCFWGRHVFMGYMNMADKTEEALDQDGWLHSGDLGKHDSNNFLFITGRIKELIITAGGENIPPVPIEDAVKAEASIVSNAMLLGDKLKFLSMFLTLKCEADENGEPTDDLSPEALAYCQRLGVTATKVSEIVANKEPAVYAAIQEAIERINARSTSNAMKVQKWLILDRDFSITGGELGPTLKLKRPVVTKKYQEKINELYSLVPETQG, from the exons ATGACCTCACAGATGGCCGCCCTTATATCAACCCCTCAGAGCGCTGCTCTCAGTCTCAGACTCAGAATGAATCAGAGAGCTAACATGGCAGGAACCAAGACTGCGATCTCACTTCCTTTTCAGTCAGTCTCACTCACTTCCTCCTTCTACAGCCCTCGCAGGATGGATACCGAGGACGTGCTGAGCTGCAGCCCTCCGCACCACGAGCCGGTTGCCCCGAG cagCGGCTCTCAGCCGTCCCAGGCGGGGCCTGACCTCGTCCAACCACCACAGAAGGAGGTCCTCTCCAGCCCTCCGGTGGTCAGCGCAGAGCCCCCCGGGGCCCATATGGCAGGGCCCCAGAGTCCTGCTGCTGGGGCCCTCGCTGTGGAAGACGCTCTCAGCCACACGGCCCGGGCCTCGACGCTCtcagaggagacaccagaggagacaccagaggagacaccagaggGGACACCAGAGTTGACAccagaggagacaccagaggAGACACCAAAGGAGACAccagaggagacaccagaggagacaccagaggAGACACCAAAGGAGACAccagaggagacaccagaggagacaccagaggagacaccagggccGACCTGTCAGACCACACCTCCGAAGCCGCCCAGATGTCCTGAGGAAACATCTGGAGCTCCTTCTGAAG AGCTCCCCGCTACGCCGCTGACCCCGGCCGCGGCACCCCCGCTGACCCCGACCGAACGGCTCTGGACGTCTACCCGGGACCAGGCGGTGAAGCTGCGGATGGAGGGCTCCGGCCCGGGCTCCGAGACTCCCCTCACCGTCCACCAGATGTTCCTGGAGACGGTGCAGAACTTCGGGGACCACCCCGCCATGGCCTCCAAGGAGGACAGCCGCTGGGTGACAGTCAGCTGGCGGGAGTACTACCGCCAGAGCCGGGCGGCCGCCAAGAGCTTCCTCAAG CTGGGCCTGGAGCGTTACCACGGCGTCGGCATCCTGGGCTTCAACTCCCCTGAGTGGTTCATCGCTGACGTGGGCTGCATCCTGGCCGG CGGACTGGCGGCTGGTATTTACACGACCAACTCTCCGGAGGCCTGCCAGTACGTAGCGGAGAACTGTGAGGCCAACGTCCTGGTGGTGGAGAACCACAAGCAGCTCGTCAAGATCCTGCAG GTGAAAGATCAACTTCCTCACCTCAAGGCCATCGTCCAGTACAAAGACGAGCTGCAGGAGCGTCTGCCCAACCTCTACACG TGGGCGGAGTTCAtgaagctgggggaggaggtgtcTGACGAGACTCTGGATGCTGTGATTGGTACCCTGAGAGCCAATGAGTGCTGCACCCTCATCTACACCTCGGGTACAACGGGGAACCCCAAGGGAGTCATGCTGAGCCACGATAAT CTCACctggacggcggcggcggctggggTGATGACGGAGCTGGTGTACGGCGAGGAGGTGGTGGTCAGCTACCTGCCGCTCAGCCACGTCGCCGCGCAGGTCAACGACCTCTGGATCTCCGTCAAGTTCGCCGGCACCACCTACTTCGCCTCCCCCGACGCCCTGAAG GGCTCGCTGGGCGCCACCCTGAAGGAGGCGCGGCCCACGGCCTTCCTGGGGGTCCCACGCGTCTGGGAGAAGATGCAGGAGAAGATGAAGGCGGCCGGGGCCAAGGCGTCCCCGCTGAAGATGAGGGTGGCGGGCTGGGCCAAGGGCCTGGGCCTGCAGTACAACTACAGCGTCATGAACAA GGAGCCGGCGGTGCCGTGGGGCTTCATGCTGGCCAACAACCTGGTGTTCAAGAAGGTGCGTCAGGCGCTGGGTCTGGACCGCTGCAAGGCGTGCTTCACGGGCGCCGCCCCCATGACCCGGGAGACGCTGGAGTACTTCATGAGCCTCAACCTGCCGCTGCTGGAGCTGTACGGCATGAGCGAGAGCTCCGGGCCCCACACGGTGTCGTTGCCCGAGGACAACGCCATcatgag CTGTGGGAAGGTTCTGAGGGGCTGCCGGACCAAGCTGGACCGGCCGGACGAGGACGGCAACGGGGAGGTGTGCTTCTGGGGCCGGCACGTCTTCATGGGCTACATGAACATGGCCGATAAGACTGAGGAGGCCCTGGACCAGGACGGCTGGCTGCACTCCGGGGACCTGGGCAAACACGACAGCAACAACTTCCTGTTCATCACGGGGAGGATCAAAG AGCTGATCATCACGGCGGGGGGGGAAAACATCCCTCCGGTGCCCATCGAGGACGCGGTGAAGGCGGAGGCGTCCATCGTCAGCAACGCCATGCTGCTGGGGGACAAGCTCAAGTTCCTCTCCATGTTCCTCACGCTCAAG tgTGAGGCGGACGAGAACGGCGAGCCCACGGACGACCTGAGCCCGGAGGCCTTGGCCTACTGCCAGCGCCTCGGCGTCACGGCAACCAAGGTCTCCGAGATCGTAGCCAATAAGGAGCCGGCGGTCTACGCGGCCATCCAGGAGGCCATAGAGCGCATCAACGCCAGATCCACCTCCAACGCCATGAAGGTTCAGAAGTGGCTCATCTTGGACCGAGACTTCTCCATCACCGGGGGGGAGCTGG GCCCCACGTTGAAGCTCAAGAGGCCCGTGGTGACCAAGAAGTACCAGGAGAAGATCAACGAGCTGTACTCCCTAGTCCCAGAGACCCAGGGCTGA
- the LOC130391485 gene encoding long-chain-fatty-acid--CoA ligase ACSBG2-like isoform X4 produces MDTEDVLSCSPPHHEPVAPSGSQPSQAGPDLVQPPQKEVLSSPPVVSAEPPGAHMAGPQSPAAGALAVEDALSHTARASTLSEETPEETPEETPEGTPELTPEETPEETPKETPEETPEETPEETPKETPEETPEETPEETPGPTCQTTPPKPPRCPEETSGAPSEELPATPLTPAAAPPLTPTERLWTSTRDQAVKLRMEGSGPGSETPLTVHQMFLETVQNFGDHPAMASKEDSRWVTVSWREYYRQSRAAAKSFLKLGLERYHGVGILGFNSPEWFIADVGCILAGGLAAGIYTTNSPEACQYVAENCEANVLVVENHKQLVKILQVKDQLPHLKAIVQYKDELQERLPNLYTWAEFMKLGEEVSDETLDAVIGTLRANECCTLIYTSGTTGNPKGVMLSHDNLTWTAAAAGVMTELVYGEEVVVSYLPLSHVAAQVNDLWISVKFAGTTYFASPDALKGSLGATLKEARPTAFLGVPRVWEKMQEKMKAAGAKASPLKMRVAGWAKGLGLQYNYSVMNKEPAVPWGFMLANNLVFKKVRQALGLDRCKACFTGAAPMTRETLEYFMSLNLPLLELYGMSESSGPHTVSLPEDNAIMSCGKVLRGCRTKLDRPDEDGNGEVCFWGRHVFMGYMNMADKTEEALDQDGWLHSGDLGKHDSNNFLFITGRIKELIITAGGENIPPVPIEDAVKAEASIVSNAMLLGDKLKFLSMFLTLKCEADENGEPTDDLSPEALAYCQRLGVTATKVSEIVANKEPAVYAAIQEAIERINARSTSNAMKVQKWLILDRDFSITGGELGPTLKLKRPVVTKKYQEKINELYSLVPETQG; encoded by the exons ATGGATACCGAGGACGTGCTGAGCTGCAGCCCTCCGCACCACGAGCCGGTTGCCCCGAG CGGCTCTCAGCCGTCCCAGGCGGGGCCTGACCTCGTCCAACCACCACAGAAGGAGGTCCTCTCCAGCCCTCCGGTGGTCAGCGCAGAGCCCCCCGGGGCCCATATGGCAGGGCCCCAGAGTCCTGCTGCTGGGGCCCTCGCTGTGGAAGACGCTCTCAGCCACACGGCCCGGGCCTCGACGCTCtcagaggagacaccagaggagacaccagaggagacaccagaggGGACACCAGAGTTGACAccagaggagacaccagaggAGACACCAAAGGAGACAccagaggagacaccagaggagacaccagaggAGACACCAAAGGAGACAccagaggagacaccagaggagacaccagaggagacaccagggccGACCTGTCAGACCACACCTCCGAAGCCGCCCAGATGTCCTGAGGAAACATCTGGAGCTCCTTCTGAAG AGCTCCCCGCTACGCCGCTGACCCCGGCCGCGGCACCCCCGCTGACCCCGACCGAACGGCTCTGGACGTCTACCCGGGACCAGGCGGTGAAGCTGCGGATGGAGGGCTCCGGCCCGGGCTCCGAGACTCCCCTCACCGTCCACCAGATGTTCCTGGAGACGGTGCAGAACTTCGGGGACCACCCCGCCATGGCCTCCAAGGAGGACAGCCGCTGGGTGACAGTCAGCTGGCGGGAGTACTACCGCCAGAGCCGGGCGGCCGCCAAGAGCTTCCTCAAG CTGGGCCTGGAGCGTTACCACGGCGTCGGCATCCTGGGCTTCAACTCCCCTGAGTGGTTCATCGCTGACGTGGGCTGCATCCTGGCCGG CGGACTGGCGGCTGGTATTTACACGACCAACTCTCCGGAGGCCTGCCAGTACGTAGCGGAGAACTGTGAGGCCAACGTCCTGGTGGTGGAGAACCACAAGCAGCTCGTCAAGATCCTGCAG GTGAAAGATCAACTTCCTCACCTCAAGGCCATCGTCCAGTACAAAGACGAGCTGCAGGAGCGTCTGCCCAACCTCTACACG TGGGCGGAGTTCAtgaagctgggggaggaggtgtcTGACGAGACTCTGGATGCTGTGATTGGTACCCTGAGAGCCAATGAGTGCTGCACCCTCATCTACACCTCGGGTACAACGGGGAACCCCAAGGGAGTCATGCTGAGCCACGATAAT CTCACctggacggcggcggcggctggggTGATGACGGAGCTGGTGTACGGCGAGGAGGTGGTGGTCAGCTACCTGCCGCTCAGCCACGTCGCCGCGCAGGTCAACGACCTCTGGATCTCCGTCAAGTTCGCCGGCACCACCTACTTCGCCTCCCCCGACGCCCTGAAG GGCTCGCTGGGCGCCACCCTGAAGGAGGCGCGGCCCACGGCCTTCCTGGGGGTCCCACGCGTCTGGGAGAAGATGCAGGAGAAGATGAAGGCGGCCGGGGCCAAGGCGTCCCCGCTGAAGATGAGGGTGGCGGGCTGGGCCAAGGGCCTGGGCCTGCAGTACAACTACAGCGTCATGAACAA GGAGCCGGCGGTGCCGTGGGGCTTCATGCTGGCCAACAACCTGGTGTTCAAGAAGGTGCGTCAGGCGCTGGGTCTGGACCGCTGCAAGGCGTGCTTCACGGGCGCCGCCCCCATGACCCGGGAGACGCTGGAGTACTTCATGAGCCTCAACCTGCCGCTGCTGGAGCTGTACGGCATGAGCGAGAGCTCCGGGCCCCACACGGTGTCGTTGCCCGAGGACAACGCCATcatgag CTGTGGGAAGGTTCTGAGGGGCTGCCGGACCAAGCTGGACCGGCCGGACGAGGACGGCAACGGGGAGGTGTGCTTCTGGGGCCGGCACGTCTTCATGGGCTACATGAACATGGCCGATAAGACTGAGGAGGCCCTGGACCAGGACGGCTGGCTGCACTCCGGGGACCTGGGCAAACACGACAGCAACAACTTCCTGTTCATCACGGGGAGGATCAAAG AGCTGATCATCACGGCGGGGGGGGAAAACATCCCTCCGGTGCCCATCGAGGACGCGGTGAAGGCGGAGGCGTCCATCGTCAGCAACGCCATGCTGCTGGGGGACAAGCTCAAGTTCCTCTCCATGTTCCTCACGCTCAAG tgTGAGGCGGACGAGAACGGCGAGCCCACGGACGACCTGAGCCCGGAGGCCTTGGCCTACTGCCAGCGCCTCGGCGTCACGGCAACCAAGGTCTCCGAGATCGTAGCCAATAAGGAGCCGGCGGTCTACGCGGCCATCCAGGAGGCCATAGAGCGCATCAACGCCAGATCCACCTCCAACGCCATGAAGGTTCAGAAGTGGCTCATCTTGGACCGAGACTTCTCCATCACCGGGGGGGAGCTGG GCCCCACGTTGAAGCTCAAGAGGCCCGTGGTGACCAAGAAGTACCAGGAGAAGATCAACGAGCTGTACTCCCTAGTCCCAGAGACCCAGGGCTGA
- the LOC130391485 gene encoding long-chain-fatty-acid--CoA ligase ACSBG2-like isoform X3 translates to MDTEDVLSCSPPHHEPVAPSSGSQPSQAGPDLVQPPQKEVLSSPPVVSAEPPGAHMAGPQSPAAGALAVEDALSHTARASTLSEETPEETPEETPEGTPELTPEETPEETPKETPEETPEETPEETPKETPEETPEETPEETPGPTCQTTPPKPPRCPEETSGAPSEELPATPLTPAAAPPLTPTERLWTSTRDQAVKLRMEGSGPGSETPLTVHQMFLETVQNFGDHPAMASKEDSRWVTVSWREYYRQSRAAAKSFLKLGLERYHGVGILGFNSPEWFIADVGCILAGGLAAGIYTTNSPEACQYVAENCEANVLVVENHKQLVKILQVKDQLPHLKAIVQYKDELQERLPNLYTWAEFMKLGEEVSDETLDAVIGTLRANECCTLIYTSGTTGNPKGVMLSHDNLTWTAAAAGVMTELVYGEEVVVSYLPLSHVAAQVNDLWISVKFAGTTYFASPDALKGSLGATLKEARPTAFLGVPRVWEKMQEKMKAAGAKASPLKMRVAGWAKGLGLQYNYSVMNKEPAVPWGFMLANNLVFKKVRQALGLDRCKACFTGAAPMTRETLEYFMSLNLPLLELYGMSESSGPHTVSLPEDNAIMSCGKVLRGCRTKLDRPDEDGNGEVCFWGRHVFMGYMNMADKTEEALDQDGWLHSGDLGKHDSNNFLFITGRIKELIITAGGENIPPVPIEDAVKAEASIVSNAMLLGDKLKFLSMFLTLKCEADENGEPTDDLSPEALAYCQRLGVTATKVSEIVANKEPAVYAAIQEAIERINARSTSNAMKVQKWLILDRDFSITGGELGPTLKLKRPVVTKKYQEKINELYSLVPETQG, encoded by the exons ATGGATACCGAGGACGTGCTGAGCTGCAGCCCTCCGCACCACGAGCCGGTTGCCCCGAG cagCGGCTCTCAGCCGTCCCAGGCGGGGCCTGACCTCGTCCAACCACCACAGAAGGAGGTCCTCTCCAGCCCTCCGGTGGTCAGCGCAGAGCCCCCCGGGGCCCATATGGCAGGGCCCCAGAGTCCTGCTGCTGGGGCCCTCGCTGTGGAAGACGCTCTCAGCCACACGGCCCGGGCCTCGACGCTCtcagaggagacaccagaggagacaccagaggagacaccagaggGGACACCAGAGTTGACAccagaggagacaccagaggAGACACCAAAGGAGACAccagaggagacaccagaggagacaccagaggAGACACCAAAGGAGACAccagaggagacaccagaggagacaccagaggagacaccagggccGACCTGTCAGACCACACCTCCGAAGCCGCCCAGATGTCCTGAGGAAACATCTGGAGCTCCTTCTGAAG AGCTCCCCGCTACGCCGCTGACCCCGGCCGCGGCACCCCCGCTGACCCCGACCGAACGGCTCTGGACGTCTACCCGGGACCAGGCGGTGAAGCTGCGGATGGAGGGCTCCGGCCCGGGCTCCGAGACTCCCCTCACCGTCCACCAGATGTTCCTGGAGACGGTGCAGAACTTCGGGGACCACCCCGCCATGGCCTCCAAGGAGGACAGCCGCTGGGTGACAGTCAGCTGGCGGGAGTACTACCGCCAGAGCCGGGCGGCCGCCAAGAGCTTCCTCAAG CTGGGCCTGGAGCGTTACCACGGCGTCGGCATCCTGGGCTTCAACTCCCCTGAGTGGTTCATCGCTGACGTGGGCTGCATCCTGGCCGG CGGACTGGCGGCTGGTATTTACACGACCAACTCTCCGGAGGCCTGCCAGTACGTAGCGGAGAACTGTGAGGCCAACGTCCTGGTGGTGGAGAACCACAAGCAGCTCGTCAAGATCCTGCAG GTGAAAGATCAACTTCCTCACCTCAAGGCCATCGTCCAGTACAAAGACGAGCTGCAGGAGCGTCTGCCCAACCTCTACACG TGGGCGGAGTTCAtgaagctgggggaggaggtgtcTGACGAGACTCTGGATGCTGTGATTGGTACCCTGAGAGCCAATGAGTGCTGCACCCTCATCTACACCTCGGGTACAACGGGGAACCCCAAGGGAGTCATGCTGAGCCACGATAAT CTCACctggacggcggcggcggctggggTGATGACGGAGCTGGTGTACGGCGAGGAGGTGGTGGTCAGCTACCTGCCGCTCAGCCACGTCGCCGCGCAGGTCAACGACCTCTGGATCTCCGTCAAGTTCGCCGGCACCACCTACTTCGCCTCCCCCGACGCCCTGAAG GGCTCGCTGGGCGCCACCCTGAAGGAGGCGCGGCCCACGGCCTTCCTGGGGGTCCCACGCGTCTGGGAGAAGATGCAGGAGAAGATGAAGGCGGCCGGGGCCAAGGCGTCCCCGCTGAAGATGAGGGTGGCGGGCTGGGCCAAGGGCCTGGGCCTGCAGTACAACTACAGCGTCATGAACAA GGAGCCGGCGGTGCCGTGGGGCTTCATGCTGGCCAACAACCTGGTGTTCAAGAAGGTGCGTCAGGCGCTGGGTCTGGACCGCTGCAAGGCGTGCTTCACGGGCGCCGCCCCCATGACCCGGGAGACGCTGGAGTACTTCATGAGCCTCAACCTGCCGCTGCTGGAGCTGTACGGCATGAGCGAGAGCTCCGGGCCCCACACGGTGTCGTTGCCCGAGGACAACGCCATcatgag CTGTGGGAAGGTTCTGAGGGGCTGCCGGACCAAGCTGGACCGGCCGGACGAGGACGGCAACGGGGAGGTGTGCTTCTGGGGCCGGCACGTCTTCATGGGCTACATGAACATGGCCGATAAGACTGAGGAGGCCCTGGACCAGGACGGCTGGCTGCACTCCGGGGACCTGGGCAAACACGACAGCAACAACTTCCTGTTCATCACGGGGAGGATCAAAG AGCTGATCATCACGGCGGGGGGGGAAAACATCCCTCCGGTGCCCATCGAGGACGCGGTGAAGGCGGAGGCGTCCATCGTCAGCAACGCCATGCTGCTGGGGGACAAGCTCAAGTTCCTCTCCATGTTCCTCACGCTCAAG tgTGAGGCGGACGAGAACGGCGAGCCCACGGACGACCTGAGCCCGGAGGCCTTGGCCTACTGCCAGCGCCTCGGCGTCACGGCAACCAAGGTCTCCGAGATCGTAGCCAATAAGGAGCCGGCGGTCTACGCGGCCATCCAGGAGGCCATAGAGCGCATCAACGCCAGATCCACCTCCAACGCCATGAAGGTTCAGAAGTGGCTCATCTTGGACCGAGACTTCTCCATCACCGGGGGGGAGCTGG GCCCCACGTTGAAGCTCAAGAGGCCCGTGGTGACCAAGAAGTACCAGGAGAAGATCAACGAGCTGTACTCCCTAGTCCCAGAGACCCAGGGCTGA
- the LOC130392584 gene encoding flavin reductase (NADPH)-like: MKIAVLGASGQTGQYLVQQALQGGHTVTAVVRDPGKITESHENLKVVQADVFSADSLRTPFQDQDAVVSCLGFPPSPWWGVTGYTRSLGAVLSAMRDARVGRLVAMTSWYTQPDSGAGAPLVVRYVLLPLIRSVLTDMFHMETALQGVHDLDWTVVRPPGLQNLPASEKDFLTHEGYSVPGAVGSQVARGDVARFLLSQLDADAWVKKGVAMHTK, translated from the exons ATGAAGATCGCAGTGCTGGGGGCCTCGGGGCAGACCGGCCAGTACCTGGTCCAGCAGGCCCTGCAGGGCGGACACACCGTCACCGCCGTGGTCCGCGACCCGGGGAAGATCACGGAGAGCCACGAGAACCTCAAG GTGGTGCAGGCGGACGTGTTCTCCGCCGACAGCCTGCGGACCCCCTTCCAGGACCAGGACGCGGTGGTGTCCTGCCTgggcttccccccctccccgtggtGGGGGGTGACGGGCTACACCCGCTCCCTGGGGGCCGTGCTCAGCGCCATGAGGGATGCCCGCGTGGGCCGGCTCGTCGCCATGACGTCCTGGTACACACAGC CCGACtccggggccggggccccccTGGTGGTCCGCTACGTCTTGCTGCCTCTGATCCGCTCTGTGCTGACGGACATGTTCCACATGGAGACCGCCCTGCAGGGGGTCCACGACCTGGACTGGACCGTGGTTCGGCCCCCCGGCCTGCAGAACCTCCCCGCCTCAG AGAAGGACTTCCTGACCCATGAGGGCTACTCCGTGCCGGGGGCTGTCGGCAGCCAGGTCGCCCGGGGGGACGTCGCTCGCTTCCTGCTCTCGCAGCTGGACGCCGACGCCTGGGTGAAGAAGGGCGTGGCCATGCATACTAAATAA